The sequence below is a genomic window from Patescibacteria group bacterium.
AAAAAAACAATATCTGGCGAAAAAAATTAAACTCCAAGAATATTTGGGGAAGCTTTATAATTTAGCGATTTTTTATAAAAGGCGCGCAGATAAGGATGTGACCGGCGCATTTTCAAGAACATTTTTGGAAGATATTATCAAAATTGAACATGCTCAGGTTTCGAGAAATCCAAATCAATTTATGTGTTTAATGTTAATAGACATCGATTATTTTAAAAAATATAATGACACTTTTGGTCATCGTGCTGGCGATGATTTATTGAATAATTTAGTGGCATTGCTTAAAAAACATTCCCGAAAAAGTGACATTATTTGTCGATATGGTGGTGAGGAATTTGCCGTTATTTTAACTAATACTAATGACGAAATTGCCCTTAAGATTAGCAAACGGTGGCGAAAATTGATAAAAGATAATTTAAAAATTACCATTTCAGCGGGTATTTGCCAAGATATGGAAAAATATTCAATCGAAGATTTGATTAAAAATGCCGACTCTGCCTTATACCAAGCAAAGGAGTCTGGCAGAAACCGCGAGGTGATTTTTAAATGATTAAAATAATTTCAAAACAACTGAAACTTGTGCCCAAAAAGCCTGGGGTCTATTTTTTTAAAAACCAAAAAGGCGATATTTTGTATGTTGGAAAAGCGCAAATTCTAAAAGACCGGGTTTCATCATATTTTGCCAAATCAGCCCAATTGGAAGCTCGCATTAAATTAATGGTTTCGCAATTGGTAAAAATTAGTTGGGTTAAGACTGATTCGGAAATTGAAGCGTTGATTTTAGAAGCAGAGATGATTAAAAGGTTTAAGCCAAAATATAATATCAGGCTGCGCGATGATAAAAGTTATTTATATTTAGGCATCACCCGAAAAGAAGATTTTCCGCGCGTTTTTTTCGCCAGAAAAGGTGATCTTAATAAAGTTGAGGCGGAATATTTTGGACCATACACCTCAGCTCGGGATTTAAAAACTGCGGTGAAATTATTTCGAAAAATTTTCCCAACCCGAAACTGCCAGCGGATGCCCAATAAAGTTTGTCTTTGGTATCATTTGGGTCGTTGCGAAGGACCCTGTGAGGGTAAAATTTCCCGCGCTGAATATCAAAAAAATATTCGACAATTAATTTTATTTCTAAAAGGCCGGAAAAAAGAGGTAATTTTAAAACTAGAAAAAGAAATGGAAAAGGCAGCCAAAAAATTAGATTTTGAAAAAGCACGAATTGCTCGGGATAAACTAATAGCTTTGCGGCACTTGGCAATAATTTGGTTGGCGACGGCACAAACAGACGAAAAAATCCCGAAAAAGATTGAATGTTATGATATTTCTAATATAATGGGAAAAGAGGCGACGGGTTCAATGGTAGTTTTTGTTGACGGAGAGCCAGATAAAAGCCAATACCGTCAATTTAAAATTAAAACCGTTCAGAAAATTTCTGATTACGAAATGCTCGCCGAGATTTTAAAAAGAAGATTTAAGCACCACGAATGGCCTGAGCCGAATTTAGTCATCATTGATGGTGGTGTCGGTCAATTGAATATCGCGCGAAAAATTATTTTAGAAAAAACGAATTTCAATATTCCTATTATATCTATCGCTAAGGGTCCAAAAAGAAAAAGAGATTTACTCTTTTTTGCCGGTAAAAAAATTTTACAGGATAAAAAATTAATTCAGCGAATTCGCGATGAAGCGCATCGTTTTGCGATTAAATACCATCGACTTTTAAGATCTAAAAAATTATTTGAAGATTAGCTAATGCTGGGAGTTATAAAAATGAGAGGACCAAATATTGTCGTGATTGGTGGAGGTTCGGGGTTAGCGACGCTTTTGCGTGGTTTAAAGAATTATTCTGATTCAATATCGGCGGTGGTTTGTATGACCGACAACGGTCGAAGCTCTGGAAAATTACGAGAAGATTTAAAAATGTTACCGCCGGGTGATATTCGTCAATGTTTGGTCGCACTTTCATCTCAAGAATCTTTACTATCGGAATTGTTCAATTTTCGTTTTAAAAAAGGCCAGCATCTTAATGGTCATTCTTTAGGGAATTTATTATTGGCGGGATTGACGGAAATGTCTGGAGATTTTCGAAAAGCGGTGAAATTGATGAGCCAGATTTTAGATATTAAGGGTCGGGTATTACCGGTGACCTTAGAGCAAATTCAATTAGGGGCCAGACTCGCCAATCGTAAAAAAGTGATTGGTGAAAGCGAAATGTCTCTTGCGGGGCATAAATCCCCGATTAAAAAAGTCTTTTTTGTGCCCAGAAAAGCTCGCGCAAACAGAGAAGCGGTGATGGCAATTAGGGAAGCAGATTTAATAATAATTGGTCCTGGTAGTTTGTATACCAGTATTATTCCTAATTTTCTATTTCGGGAAATTACAAAAAGCGTTTCTGACTCATTAGCGTTAAAAATTTTTATTTGTAATGTTTCAACTGAACGCGGTGAAACTGAGGGGTTTAGTGTTAAAGATCATATTCAGGCAATTGTTTCACACGCAGATTCAAAAATATTTGACATTTGTCTGATAAATAGTAAGATTTTAAAACGAAGCCGAAAAGCGGGTGAAATGGGTGAAGTTTGCAACATTTCATGTGTAGAAAAAATAATTGGAAGATACAAGATTAAAAAAGCCAACATTATTAATTTGGAAAACGCTTTATACCATGATAGTTATAAATTAGCTCGTGAAATTATGAAAATTTATTGGGATATTTTGTAAATTTTGATATAATAAGGTTGTTAATTTTAATTAAGGGGGGAAGATGGGTGACTTAGAACAGGCAACTGATGCAAATTTTGATTTAGAGATCGCGGAAAATGAGTTACCGGTTTTGATTTATTTTACTAATGCTTGGTCTCGAGATGGCCGTGAATTGTTGGAAATTTTACAGGATATTATGGAAAAATATCAGGGTCAGCTTATGTTGTACCGGATGAATACCGATCAGAGTCCGAGAATTTCTTCAAGGTTTAATATTTTAACCATTCCCACTATTATAGTTTGTGATAAAGGTGAAGAAATCCAAAGATTTGTTGGTGAAATTAATTTTGTAGAATTGGAGGGATATTTAAATGAGTTGCTTCGACAACGTCTGGAAATTAAAGATAATGTTAATCATAACCATTTTAAGATTCAACCCAAAATAAATTATAAACCAGCTTCTAAGTCAGATCGCAAAACTAAAACAAAAGTTAAAGCCAAAATTAAAGCTAAAAAACAAGTTAAACAAAAATCAAAACCAAAAATAAAGGAGACCCAAGTTAAAAATAGACCAAAAAATATCTTAAAAAAAGAAACATTGAAAATGTCTAAAAGGAGTAAGAAGTGAAAAGAAAAACAACGGTGGTTGCAAATTGGAAAATGAACCTAAACCACGACGAAGCCATTAAATTGGCAAATCACATAAAAGATAGCTTGGTGAGCTTAAGTACTGCTGAGATTGTAATTTGTCCTTCTTATTTATATTTATTGGAAATTGAAAAAATTTTCAAGGACACGGTGGTAAAAATTGGTGCCCAAAATGCTTATTGGGAAACTAAAGGTGCTTTTACGGGTGAAGTTTCGGTTTCGCAATTGAAAGGAATTGTCGATTTTATTATTTGTGGTCATTCAGAAAGACGTGAACTTTTTGGCGATACGAATGAGCAGGTTAATGAAAAAGTCAAAAGCATCTTGGAAGCCGGAGTTTTACCAATAATTTGCGTTGGGGAAAGTGTTGAAGCTTGGAGAAAAGGAGAAATTGATACAGTTTTGGAACAAGTTGAATCATCGATGTCGGGAATTTCACCTGAAGAAGCGGAAAAAGTAATTTTTGCGTATGAACCGGTTTGGGCAATTGGGACAGCAAATCCCGCTTCTGCCGGGTATGCAAATAAAATCTGCATGCAAATACGTTTAATGTTAGATAGTCTATACAGCCGAGATATTGCCAAAAAAATTAGAATCTTGTATGGCGGGAGCGTTACAAATGACAATGCCAATAAATTCGTTGCCGAATCAGAAATTGATGGTTTGTTAATTGGCGGTGCGAGCCTTAAAGCCGAAGAATTTATTGAAATATGTAAAAATGTGAGTCGAATTAAAACATAATCAAATAGAAAGGCGAATATTATGAGATGGGAAAAGTGGCACTTCGGTTTAGTGGCCCTAATAGTGGTGGTGGGAATAGCTATCGGAATTTGGCTTATAGCTAAAAATTCTAATGGCGAAAAAGTTTTAGGAAACAATTCCGAACAATCAGAAACTACCACGACCGATACCTCTAAATCATATTTTGATGATAATGCGAATGTAATGTATTTTTATTCTGATGAATGTCGTTGGTGCATTGAAGAATCGAAAGTTTTTGAAGAGATTGCACCTTTAGGCTATAAAGTAAAGCCAATGAATATTGGGACGGATCGATCTTTGGCTTCAAAATATAATATAGAAGGAACCCCGACATTTGTGGCTAAAAACGGCGAACGCAACGCTGGTTTTATGGAAAAAGACGCGCTTATAAAATGGTTGGACGCGCATAAATAGAATAAAATTCGAAATCCCAAATCCCAAATCATAAATCCTAAACAAATCACAAATTAGCAATAATAAATATGTTTAAAAAATTGGAAAATTAGGCTTTGGGATTTATTTGGAAATTAGATATTAGAAATTAGGATTTTCGACCGAAGGGAGAACTTATGTGTTTGGCAACACCAGTTCAGGTTAAAAAAATTTTGAACAATTTTGCGGTCGTTGAAGGTGGAAAAAAAATTGATGTTTCTTTAGTGCCTAATTTGCATAAAGGTGATTATATTTTAGTTCATGCCGATTTAGGAATTAACAAATTAGAAAAAGAGGAGGCTTTAAAAATTATCGCCCTGTCAGCCGAATGCCATCATCAACATCCTGAAAATCATATCGCTGCAGGAGGTGTTGTTCATGCAAGAGAATAGGATTCCTAATCTTTCGGTTGGCGCCGTGCGAGGATTGGCGAGAGCGAATTTGGGCGGTCCAAATTGTAGCCCGGCAGGTGATTTGAGACCATTGCTAAAACAAACACGCTCAATGTCGTTAAAGGAAATTGCTGTTCTTTTTGGTGAAATGGGACCAGATACATTTTTGGCAAGCTATGCGGTTCAGAACAATAAATATTCCTTACGGAGTGCTGATATTGCCGAGGCGTATTGTTTTGATCATATGTCGATGGTTCAAGCTGCTGAGAAAATATTTTTTGAACGGGGTTTCGAGGATGATTACTTTCGTCAAATGCGTGAAAATCGCTTTGTGGTTACACCTGAGAATTTGCCCGAATATCTTTTTTCTTGTCTTGGTAAAATTGGTAAAATTGTCGAAAGAGGAAGAAATTGGGTGATGATAGATTATTTTTATTTTGATCATGGTTCTTTCGGAAGAAACACTATCGAAAGGGACATTGCTATTTCGTTATATGGCGTGGTATTACCTGATGATGCTTGTGAAGGTGATTATGTGGCAGTTCATTTTGCTTCTGCATTCTTGTGCAACCTGGAATTTCCACGAAGCATCTCATCCGGACAAGTCACAGATAATAACCTTCTTAAACTATTGAAAACATTATCAAGGGGCAAAAAAACAGTTAAGATTGATTATCATAATGTATTTAGTCGGGATCTGACTGAATGGACGCAAAAAAGATTATCGCCAAAATCGTGATCAAATTCTTCGCCTGTAATTTTAAGGGGTAAATCGCAGGCGATTTTTTTATTGCATCGCTTGCAAGGCGAAGCCGCAGCCCCGAAGGGGTAGTGCAAGCACGTAACAAGGTTCTCGAGCGAAGCGAGGGGTTCTTATTTTATAATTATTTAGTGTGCCGAACAAGTCAAGCACGGATCATAGGCGCGGATTAAAGTTTCAATTTGGGCTTTAATTTCTTCGGGTTTAGCGTTGGATTTAGATTTTTTAATATCTGCCACTAAAATTTCGACATCTTTCTCAATGTTGGTTAGCATTTGGTTGGTGGGAGTAATAATATCAGCTTTGGCAATTTTACCATTGGCGCCGACTTCATAATAATGATAAAGAGTGCCGCGGGGAGCTTCAATAGCAGCAACCCCATGTGATTCGCGGGTTTTGTATGGTTCGGGTTCAATATTTAATTTCTTTTTTTGCAAAATTGAGGTGAGCTTAATAGCTTCTTCAATTAAGTGTAAAATTTCAATCGTTTGGGCTAAGATGTTGTCAAAAGTATTGAAACTGCCAATTTGAAAATCAAGAGCATCTAATTTAGCTCGAGCTTGAGGATTTAAGAATTGATAGCCTAAATTCAAACGAGCAATCGCCCCGGTCATGACCGGATTTTTCCGCCAATAAGCTAATTTGGCTTTGGAATTTTTGAAAATTTCTTCGGTAAACTCCGATTGGTATGAATTTGCATCAAAATCAATATTTTTATTTGAGGTGACGGGTCCGTCGTAAACCTCATATTCATCTTTAGATTTTAAAGCTAAATATTGAGTTGGATTTTTTATAATCGGAAATTTTATTTTCGAAAAAAGATCAATCGTATATTTGGCATCATCGACAACATTTTCGAGATCAAATTGAAGTTCAGAAAGCTGATGATGGGTGACAGATTTGGAAAAACCATCAATAACGGGGTTTACAGGGTGAATTGAGCGACCGCCAACGGTTTCTAAAATTTTATCCGCCATCCTTTTTAGGTTAATCGCAATGTGAAATTCGTCAGGATATGAATTGGCAAGAATTTGGCCAGCCTTTAAATTTAAATAATCTGGCAAAACCAAAAAATATAAATGCAGATTATGACTTTGAATAATTTGTGCCACAATAAGTAATTTGCGCAAAAGCACTGTGGTTTCAGTAGGTTCAATTTTAAAAATTTTCTCCATCGCTTTAATGGCAGCTAAATGATGAGCAGTTGGACAAACACCGCAAATACGAGCTACCAAAAAAGGAATTTCTTCTGGAGTTCGGCCCAAGACCAACTGTTCAAAAAGCCGTTCGCCTTCAGCAACTTCAAAATTAGCTTTGTTTTTAGCAAAATCAAAATACAACAAGCCGTGACCTTCAATTTTAGTGATATATTCAGAATATATAGGTTTCATTTGCCCCCTTGATTAAATATTCCTCCAAACCGTATTGAATTGATTTTTAATTTCTACGTCGGTGAGCCCAATTTTTTTAAGGCGATTTTTTTCCGCCTCAAAATTTGCATCATCTATAGGACCCAAACAACCGAAGCAAGAGGCGCCGTGAGATGGGCAAACAGCATTACAACCGGCGGCAGTGATTGGTCCTAAACATGGTTTGCCTTTTAAGAGTAAGCATTGATTTTGTCTGGCACGGCAGGGGAGACAAACCGGATATTTTTTATTGGTGAATATTTTTCCAGTAATCGCGTCTGTAAATAATTTCTCTAAATCTGAAAAATTTACTGGACAGCCCCAAATCACCCCATCGATTTTAATATAATCTGAAATAGGTTTTGCGGG
It includes:
- a CDS encoding GGDEF domain-containing protein, translated to KKQYLAKKIKLQEYLGKLYNLAIFYKRRADKDVTGAFSRTFLEDIIKIEHAQVSRNPNQFMCLMLIDIDYFKKYNDTFGHRAGDDLLNNLVALLKKHSRKSDIICRYGGEEFAVILTNTNDEIALKISKRWRKLIKDNLKITISAGICQDMEKYSIEDLIKNADSALYQAKESGRNREVIFK
- a CDS encoding excinuclease ABC subunit UvrC; the encoded protein is MIKIISKQLKLVPKKPGVYFFKNQKGDILYVGKAQILKDRVSSYFAKSAQLEARIKLMVSQLVKISWVKTDSEIEALILEAEMIKRFKPKYNIRLRDDKSYLYLGITRKEDFPRVFFARKGDLNKVEAEYFGPYTSARDLKTAVKLFRKIFPTRNCQRMPNKVCLWYHLGRCEGPCEGKISRAEYQKNIRQLILFLKGRKKEVILKLEKEMEKAAKKLDFEKARIARDKLIALRHLAIIWLATAQTDEKIPKKIECYDISNIMGKEATGSMVVFVDGEPDKSQYRQFKIKTVQKISDYEMLAEILKRRFKHHEWPEPNLVIIDGGVGQLNIARKIILEKTNFNIPIISIAKGPKRKRDLLFFAGKKILQDKKLIQRIRDEAHRFAIKYHRLLRSKKLFED
- a CDS encoding gluconeogenesis factor YvcK family protein, whose protein sequence is MRGPNIVVIGGGSGLATLLRGLKNYSDSISAVVCMTDNGRSSGKLREDLKMLPPGDIRQCLVALSSQESLLSELFNFRFKKGQHLNGHSLGNLLLAGLTEMSGDFRKAVKLMSQILDIKGRVLPVTLEQIQLGARLANRKKVIGESEMSLAGHKSPIKKVFFVPRKARANREAVMAIREADLIIIGPGSLYTSIIPNFLFREITKSVSDSLALKIFICNVSTERGETEGFSVKDHIQAIVSHADSKIFDICLINSKILKRSRKAGEMGEVCNISCVEKIIGRYKIKKANIINLENALYHDSYKLAREIMKIYWDIL
- a CDS encoding thioredoxin domain-containing protein, coding for MGDLEQATDANFDLEIAENELPVLIYFTNAWSRDGRELLEILQDIMEKYQGQLMLYRMNTDQSPRISSRFNILTIPTIIVCDKGEEIQRFVGEINFVELEGYLNELLRQRLEIKDNVNHNHFKIQPKINYKPASKSDRKTKTKVKAKIKAKKQVKQKSKPKIKETQVKNRPKNILKKETLKMSKRSKK
- the tpiA gene encoding triose-phosphate isomerase, whose product is MKRKTTVVANWKMNLNHDEAIKLANHIKDSLVSLSTAEIVICPSYLYLLEIEKIFKDTVVKIGAQNAYWETKGAFTGEVSVSQLKGIVDFIICGHSERRELFGDTNEQVNEKVKSILEAGVLPIICVGESVEAWRKGEIDTVLEQVESSMSGISPEEAEKVIFAYEPVWAIGTANPASAGYANKICMQIRLMLDSLYSRDIAKKIRILYGGSVTNDNANKFVAESEIDGLLIGGASLKAEEFIEICKNVSRIKT
- a CDS encoding thioredoxin family protein; amino-acid sequence: MRWEKWHFGLVALIVVVGIAIGIWLIAKNSNGEKVLGNNSEQSETTTTDTSKSYFDDNANVMYFYSDECRWCIEESKVFEEIAPLGYKVKPMNIGTDRSLASKYNIEGTPTFVAKNGERNAGFMEKDALIKWLDAHK
- a CDS encoding HypC/HybG/HupF family hydrogenase formation chaperone produces the protein MCLATPVQVKKILNNFAVVEGGKKIDVSLVPNLHKGDYILVHADLGINKLEKEEALKIIALSAECHHQHPENHIAAGGVVHARE
- a CDS encoding Ni/Fe hydrogenase subunit alpha, producing the protein MKPIYSEYITKIEGHGLLYFDFAKNKANFEVAEGERLFEQLVLGRTPEEIPFLVARICGVCPTAHHLAAIKAMEKIFKIEPTETTVLLRKLLIVAQIIQSHNLHLYFLVLPDYLNLKAGQILANSYPDEFHIAINLKRMADKILETVGGRSIHPVNPVIDGFSKSVTHHQLSELQFDLENVVDDAKYTIDLFSKIKFPIIKNPTQYLALKSKDEYEVYDGPVTSNKNIDFDANSYQSEFTEEIFKNSKAKLAYWRKNPVMTGAIARLNLGYQFLNPQARAKLDALDFQIGSFNTFDNILAQTIEILHLIEEAIKLTSILQKKKLNIEPEPYKTRESHGVAAIEAPRGTLYHYYEVGANGKIAKADIITPTNQMLTNIEKDVEILVADIKKSKSNAKPEEIKAQIETLIRAYDPCLTCSAH